One region of Flavobacterium sp. KACC 22763 genomic DNA includes:
- the tssD gene encoding type VI secretion system tube protein TssD encodes MSFLTSLTVAGKDYKVLNVSYDLAQETDASGRPSTVTRGGRIMIEVESTGSTELFEWMTNNFERKDGSVKFIKRDSNATLKELKFTEAYMVKYKENFDHNSENPLTETFMISARKISMGGGEFDNAWV; translated from the coding sequence ATGTCGTTTTTAACATCATTAACAGTAGCAGGAAAAGATTACAAAGTATTAAACGTAAGTTATGATTTAGCTCAAGAAACAGATGCTTCTGGGCGTCCATCTACAGTAACTCGTGGAGGAAGAATTATGATTGAAGTTGAATCAACTGGAAGTACTGAATTGTTTGAGTGGATGACTAACAATTTCGAAAGAAAAGACGGGTCAGTAAAATTCATCAAACGTGATTCAAACGCTACTTTAAAAGAGCTAAAGTTTACAGAAGCTTACATGGTTAAGTACAAAGAAAACTTTGATCATAACAGTGAAAATCCATTAACTGAAACTTTTATGATTTCTGCTCGCAAAATTTCGATGGGTGGAGGAGAATTTGATAATGCTTGGGTATAA
- the tssD gene encoding type VI secretion system tube protein TssD, whose translation MSFLSKLHIDGEEFNVLEFNIGFKQEIDTTSKPTGNAKGGVIKMIIEASQNSHFLAWMLNGDLTKDGKIVFYRRDALSKMKELKFTKAFCVGYNEQFTSTTEIPMRITMELVAKELTFGDAKFSNNWIALD comes from the coding sequence ATGAGTTTTTTATCTAAATTACATATAGACGGAGAAGAATTTAATGTTCTCGAATTTAATATTGGTTTTAAACAAGAAATTGACACAACAAGTAAGCCTACAGGAAACGCTAAGGGCGGAGTTATAAAAATGATAATTGAAGCAAGTCAGAACAGTCATTTTTTGGCTTGGATGTTGAATGGAGATTTGACCAAAGACGGCAAAATTGTTTTTTATAGAAGAGATGCATTAAGTAAAATGAAAGAACTTAAGTTTACGAAAGCATTTTGTGTTGGTTATAATGAGCAATTTACAAGCACTACCGAAATCCCAATGAGAATTACCATGGAATTAGTTGCAAAAGAATTGACTTTTGGAGATGCTAAATTCTCAAATAATTGGATTGCTTTAGATTAA
- a CDS encoding type VI secretion system Vgr family protein, translating to MAHFSEQVHITIGGFTQNVVYYDLKLSQKMADHHHFSFIWQYTGKAVINPADQAKALRTYLGDEVIFTFKSLTGIRLMSKGIITELSSIDVDGSPAGLHVSGVSHSIVIDDMKKARTFKDRSMDDIVLSIFAEGPGEFYQRESIKSTYLKEFNNLLQYNETSFEFLKRIAARYGQWFYFDGMRMQFGQTKNSQTKLINGASLHSFKIQANMSSHKISLNGYDYKNVSTFREAATKTSSGSKDSFAAIVGYNQGTVANSDLSNGSYTANATNKDELDEMVKLQTAGSDANSVYYSGISYFPIGLGQVFTIQNQTVQHELIAIEVVHHSQVHGNYSCEFKAIPADVSAPHYTDVFVYGKAETQPAHVKENNDPEGLGRVRVEFYGASGTAVTDWIRMVQPYSGSGKGFYFVPEIGEEVLIGFEGNNVQNPYVIGAQYNGQDSSGYADAQNNIKAIHTRSGHIIKFTEDESITITDKIGNEIHLDTVGGNINITAPKVITITATDIIMNASQNISLSAGMNISESAGVDKSTTIGMMHNVTVGGDSMLSVTGNFMENIEGNKELHTEKEITFNSQMGMEYSSSGEIQKHSQKEVKLNSAEKSNFF from the coding sequence ATGGCACATTTTTCGGAACAAGTACATATAACCATAGGTGGTTTTACTCAAAACGTTGTTTATTATGATCTAAAGCTATCTCAAAAAATGGCCGACCATCATCATTTTTCTTTCATTTGGCAATATACAGGTAAAGCAGTAATTAATCCTGCAGATCAAGCTAAAGCACTGAGAACCTATCTAGGAGATGAGGTAATTTTTACTTTTAAAAGTCTTACAGGAATTAGACTAATGAGCAAAGGTATAATTACAGAACTTTCTTCTATTGATGTTGATGGAAGCCCAGCAGGATTACACGTCTCAGGCGTAAGTCACAGTATTGTTATTGATGACATGAAAAAAGCAAGAACATTTAAAGACCGCAGTATGGATGATATCGTACTGAGTATTTTTGCTGAAGGACCAGGAGAATTTTATCAGAGAGAGTCTATTAAATCAACCTATCTTAAGGAATTCAATAATCTTTTGCAGTATAACGAAACAAGCTTTGAGTTCTTAAAAAGAATAGCGGCACGTTATGGACAATGGTTTTATTTTGATGGAATGCGTATGCAGTTTGGGCAAACAAAAAACAGTCAGACCAAATTGATCAATGGCGCTTCATTGCATAGTTTCAAGATACAGGCTAATATGAGCTCGCATAAAATTTCGCTGAATGGTTACGATTATAAAAACGTATCGACTTTTCGTGAAGCAGCGACTAAAACTTCATCTGGCAGTAAAGACAGTTTTGCTGCTATTGTAGGGTATAATCAAGGGACTGTAGCAAATTCTGATTTAAGTAATGGCTCTTATACTGCGAATGCAACAAATAAAGACGAACTTGATGAAATGGTAAAACTGCAAACTGCAGGCAGTGATGCCAACAGCGTATATTATAGCGGTATTTCTTATTTTCCAATTGGTTTAGGACAGGTTTTTACCATTCAAAATCAGACGGTACAGCACGAATTAATAGCTATTGAAGTGGTACATCATTCTCAAGTACATGGAAATTATTCTTGCGAATTTAAAGCAATTCCTGCAGATGTATCTGCACCGCATTACACCGATGTATTTGTTTACGGTAAAGCCGAGACGCAGCCAGCACACGTAAAAGAAAATAATGACCCAGAAGGGTTAGGACGCGTAAGAGTCGAATTTTACGGGGCAAGCGGTACGGCAGTGACAGATTGGATAAGAATGGTACAGCCTTATTCTGGTTCAGGAAAAGGATTTTATTTTGTGCCAGAAATTGGAGAAGAGGTCTTAATTGGTTTTGAAGGTAACAATGTGCAGAATCCTTATGTGATTGGAGCCCAATATAACGGACAAGATTCAAGCGGTTATGCTGATGCACAGAATAACATAAAAGCAATTCATACTCGTAGCGGACACATTATTAAATTCACTGAGGATGAAAGTATTACCATAACTGATAAAATTGGCAACGAAATTCATTTAGATACAGTGGGTGGAAACATAAATATTACTGCACCAAAAGTAATAACTATAACAGCGACTGATATTATTATGAATGCTTCTCAAAATATCAGTTTATCTGCGGGAATGAATATAAGTGAGAGCGCCGGAGTTGATAAGTCGACCACAATTGGAATGATGCATAATGTAACTGTTGGAGGTGACAGTATGTTGTCGGTTACTGGGAATTTCATGGAAAATATTGAGGGAAACAAAGAATTACATACAGAAAAGGAAATAACTTTCAATAGTCAAATGGGAATGGAGTATTCATCTAGTGGAGAAATACAAAAGCATTCACAAAAAGAAGTAAAATTGAATAGTGCTGAAAAATCTAATTTCTTTTAA
- a CDS encoding type VI secretion system baseplate subunit TssF: MRQDRIKDRVLKRAARSWGFSDVEMETSFDPVVSMMLNALSYELEKVAHELEDSKTRVVERVLEIMFPEVTTGVKPARAILHALPIENNMKVSLQNQMSANRRIHNIYNPLAPITKEIALSPTLEVKLSSAEIKYVAYERNLFEISNLFYKDSIRDYKNSLPSGVVFLGIELTNPKVEDIEDLMLYIDIKNIHQKEMFHYYLKQMKCFQDEVQIAVEEGYNVPVNNIDIENIINRNYTHLSEIMQEVNEFYFDNFYTLKGALKYKHLNEYSAEYKCFEAVTERNDNPIIWVKMIFPESLIPQILDNVSFTANCFPVINKKKHIINKTLGNFLSYIALETDNNFYLDVDTVIDGFNNHYEIKEFKDGVLEEGNAVLRTGGVSRFDSRSASELLQNVLDLLKDESSSFAGLGKDFMNSSLVEINQLLASVEQQARESSFSKNNDPYLMIKPKIDESIGKSFGIHYWSTCAEEGNDIKAGTILESKEDLLFVSKEAVLVTNTVGGMNKQNNKDRILAYRNALLTRGRIVTFADIKAFGFNHFKSCVADIRIEKGTRKEISVKAGFSRTVDIYLKINATERNYLLATEWDYLCESFIKNLKNRSSNVFPYRLFIEE; encoded by the coding sequence ATGAGACAAGATCGAATAAAAGACAGAGTGCTAAAAAGAGCAGCTAGGTCATGGGGCTTTTCAGATGTTGAGATGGAAACATCATTTGATCCTGTAGTATCAATGATGCTTAATGCATTGTCTTACGAATTAGAAAAAGTAGCCCATGAACTTGAAGACTCTAAAACAAGAGTTGTAGAAAGGGTATTGGAAATTATGTTTCCCGAAGTTACGACAGGAGTAAAACCTGCAAGAGCAATTTTGCATGCGTTGCCAATAGAGAATAATATGAAAGTTTCGTTGCAGAATCAGATGTCGGCAAATCGAAGAATTCATAATATTTACAATCCTTTGGCGCCAATTACTAAAGAGATTGCGCTGTCGCCAACATTAGAAGTAAAGCTCTCGTCTGCAGAGATAAAATATGTGGCTTATGAGCGTAATTTGTTTGAGATTTCGAATCTTTTTTACAAAGATTCCATAAGAGATTATAAGAATTCACTACCTTCTGGTGTAGTGTTTTTAGGGATTGAATTAACAAATCCGAAAGTTGAAGACATCGAAGATTTAATGTTATACATTGACATTAAAAATATACATCAGAAAGAGATGTTTCATTACTATTTAAAACAGATGAAATGCTTTCAGGATGAGGTGCAAATCGCAGTAGAAGAAGGTTACAATGTTCCTGTAAACAATATTGATATCGAGAATATCATCAATCGTAATTACACGCATTTGAGTGAAATTATGCAGGAAGTAAATGAGTTTTATTTTGATAATTTTTATACGCTGAAAGGGGCTTTAAAGTATAAACATCTTAATGAATACAGTGCAGAATATAAATGCTTTGAAGCTGTAACAGAAAGAAATGATAATCCGATTATTTGGGTAAAAATGATTTTTCCAGAATCGTTAATTCCGCAAATATTAGATAATGTTTCTTTTACGGCAAACTGCTTTCCTGTAATTAATAAAAAGAAGCATATTATAAATAAAACATTGGGTAATTTCTTGTCTTATATCGCATTAGAAACAGACAATAATTTCTATCTGGATGTTGATACCGTTATCGACGGATTCAATAATCATTATGAAATAAAAGAATTTAAAGATGGTGTGCTTGAGGAAGGAAACGCCGTATTAAGAACTGGCGGTGTTTCTAGATTCGATTCTAGAAGTGCATCAGAATTGCTTCAAAATGTATTAGACTTGCTAAAGGACGAAAGTTCCTCTTTTGCCGGTTTGGGTAAAGACTTTATGAACAGTTCTTTGGTTGAAATTAATCAGCTTTTAGCCTCTGTGGAACAGCAGGCAAGAGAAAGCAGTTTTTCTAAAAATAATGATCCTTACCTGATGATTAAGCCAAAGATTGATGAATCTATAGGAAAGTCATTTGGAATACATTATTGGTCTACTTGTGCAGAAGAAGGAAATGATATCAAAGCCGGAACTATTTTAGAATCGAAAGAGGATTTGCTGTTTGTAAGTAAAGAAGCAGTTTTGGTTACCAATACTGTTGGCGGTATGAACAAGCAGAACAATAAAGATCGTATTTTGGCTTATCGAAATGCTTTGCTTACTCGTGGTAGAATCGTAACATTTGCAGATATAAAAGCGTTTGGATTTAATCATTTTAAAAGCTGTGTAGCAGATATCAGAATAGAAAAAGGAACGCGAAAAGAAATTTCTGTAAAAGCAGGTTTTAGTAGAACAGTAGATATTTATTTAAAAATAAATGCAACAGAGAGAAATTATTTATTGGCTACAGAATGGGATTATCTGTGCGAAAGTTTTATAAAGAACTTAAAAAACAGATCATCAAATGTATTTCCTTATCGACTTTTCATAGAGGAATAA
- a CDS encoding cytochrome-c peroxidase, with protein sequence MKLKYFTFLFLLFSFFYSCKESEASKPTVKQELLVDLSKLNNEITQFQTLVKSNSSQKEIVEQFKKSRLAYKKVEWAVEYFIPETARFMNGPALDEMELEENRSFEPHGFQVMEEMIYPEYNLESKEDLTRELNIFQSNIKQLKSTFEVITISDDYVLDAIQQNVFRVIALGITGFDSPILQSSIPEAGQSLISIPETLEKIDAGNKSVSELRELTKNAQKYCAENNNFNAFNRAVFITEYLNPISKKLKTFQKEENIKNVKKSSPLKPTIETLFDKDAFDVNAFVLSKEYNFTKEKAVLGEKLFYDTSLSKNNDRSCATCHNPEKAFTDGLKTNVSLTGMNLPRNTPTLTYASLQNAQFWDMRQLDLEKQSVDVIQNKDEMHGSMENIHAKIQLDKEYVTLFKKAYPKISKPEAWQIQNAIASYVRSLNAFYSRFDEYMRGNKNVLNNEEIEGMNLFMGKAKCATCHFTPLFNGTVPPSYSKTEHEVIGTPNEASGKSLSPDKGRYIYNQMPQLIGAFKTPTVRNAAVTAPYMHNGVFKTLEEVVSFYNKGGGVGLGYKVENQTLPFDKLNLTVKEEKALVDFIKTLTDKKYQ encoded by the coding sequence ATGAAATTAAAATATTTTACCTTTCTATTCCTACTGTTTTCTTTTTTCTATTCATGCAAAGAAAGCGAAGCCTCAAAACCAACGGTCAAACAAGAATTGCTTGTAGACTTAAGTAAACTTAATAATGAAATTACTCAATTTCAAACGCTTGTAAAAAGCAATTCTTCACAAAAAGAAATTGTAGAACAATTTAAAAAGTCACGCCTAGCATACAAAAAAGTCGAATGGGCAGTTGAATATTTTATTCCTGAAACTGCTCGATTTATGAATGGTCCTGCTCTTGACGAAATGGAATTGGAAGAAAACCGATCTTTTGAGCCTCATGGTTTTCAGGTTATGGAAGAAATGATTTATCCTGAATACAATCTTGAAAGCAAAGAAGATTTAACGAGAGAATTAAATATTTTTCAATCGAATATCAAACAGCTCAAAAGCACTTTTGAAGTTATTACCATTAGCGATGATTACGTTCTGGATGCCATACAGCAGAATGTTTTTAGAGTTATTGCTCTAGGAATTACCGGTTTTGATAGTCCGATTTTGCAATCTTCAATTCCAGAAGCTGGACAGAGCTTAATCTCAATTCCGGAAACGCTTGAAAAGATTGATGCTGGTAATAAATCGGTATCTGAATTGAGAGAGTTAACAAAAAATGCACAAAAGTACTGTGCCGAAAATAATAATTTCAACGCTTTCAATCGTGCTGTTTTTATAACTGAATATCTCAATCCAATTTCGAAAAAACTGAAAACTTTCCAGAAAGAAGAAAACATTAAAAATGTAAAGAAAAGCAGTCCGCTAAAACCAACAATTGAAACTTTATTTGATAAAGACGCTTTTGATGTAAATGCTTTTGTGCTTTCTAAAGAATATAATTTTACTAAAGAAAAAGCGGTTTTAGGAGAAAAATTGTTTTATGATACAAGTCTTTCCAAAAACAATGACCGAAGCTGCGCGACTTGTCATAATCCTGAAAAAGCTTTTACTGATGGATTAAAAACAAATGTTTCGCTTACTGGAATGAATTTGCCAAGGAACACTCCTACTCTAACCTATGCTTCTTTGCAGAATGCTCAATTTTGGGATATGCGTCAGTTGGATCTAGAAAAACAAAGTGTCGACGTGATTCAGAATAAAGACGAAATGCATGGCTCAATGGAAAATATTCATGCTAAAATTCAGCTGGATAAGGAGTATGTAACACTATTCAAAAAAGCTTATCCAAAAATATCAAAACCAGAAGCATGGCAGATTCAAAATGCTATTGCGAGTTATGTACGCTCCTTAAACGCTTTCTATTCCAGATTTGATGAATACATGAGAGGAAATAAAAACGTTCTGAACAATGAAGAAATTGAAGGAATGAACTTATTTATGGGAAAAGCAAAATGCGCCACTTGCCATTTTACACCATTATTTAACGGAACAGTTCCGCCAAGTTATTCCAAAACCGAACACGAAGTTATTGGAACTCCAAATGAAGCTTCAGGAAAATCTTTAAGTCCAGATAAAGGCCGTTACATTTATAACCAAATGCCACAGTTAATTGGTGCTTTTAAAACGCCTACTGTCAGAAATGCTGCAGTTACAGCTCCATACATGCACAACGGAGTTTTTAAAACGTTAGAAGAAGTGGTTTCTTTCTACAATAAAGGTGGTGGAGTTGGTTTAGGCTACAAAGTAGAAAACCAAACACTTCCTTTTGACAAATTAAATTTAACGGTAAAAGAAGAAAAAGCTCTTGTTGATTTTATAAAAACGCTTACAGATAAAAAATACCAGTAA
- a CDS encoding 3'-5' exonuclease: MSLFNFWKKEENNLFDENITIEETRFVVLDTETTGFDYDNDRILCIGALVLQNGIINVQESFEVYLEQDHYDKLTAQIHGILKDLLVKRPTELEALQQFLEFLGDSIIIAHHTIFDVTMINKALERNGLPHLTNKTLDTAYLYKKTLIQSHLFERKDHYTLDDLADKFDISKKDRHTALGDAYITAIAFLKIVKKLKEKKATNLNQLFK; the protein is encoded by the coding sequence ATGAGTTTATTCAATTTTTGGAAGAAAGAAGAAAATAATCTATTCGATGAAAATATTACGATCGAAGAAACTCGTTTTGTGGTTTTAGATACTGAAACTACAGGTTTTGATTATGATAACGATCGTATTTTGTGCATTGGCGCATTGGTTCTTCAAAACGGAATTATTAATGTTCAGGAAAGCTTTGAAGTTTATCTGGAACAAGATCATTATGATAAATTGACCGCTCAGATTCATGGCATTTTGAAAGATCTGCTTGTAAAACGTCCGACCGAACTAGAAGCTTTGCAACAGTTTTTGGAGTTTTTAGGAGATTCCATAATCATTGCTCATCATACCATTTTTGACGTTACTATGATTAATAAGGCTTTGGAAAGAAACGGGCTTCCACATTTAACCAACAAAACTTTAGATACCGCTTATTTATATAAAAAGACTTTGATTCAGTCCCATTTATTTGAAAGGAAAGATCATTACACTTTAGATGATTTGGCTGACAAATTTGATATTTCAAAGAAAGACCGTCATACTGCTTTGGGAGATGCTTATATTACTGCGATTGCATTTCTTAAGATTGTTAAAAAACTGAAAGAGAAGAAAGCAACCAATTTAAATCAGCTATTTAAATAA
- a CDS encoding DUF294 nucleotidyltransferase-like domain-containing protein yields MKNTISQRVADFLKNYPPFNFLHQRDLEKLSEQISIIYKEKDAVIFSENDKTHDSFYVVHKGAVALKKSTKNTVLDMCDEGDIFGLRPLLAQENYIMEAVAHEETILYAIPISVFKPYALENRNIGNFLIESYASNTRNPYSDIHKDKLYGDDQLNENLHSSNHSFDLSPIKYSKKIVTCSQSTTVKEVAKIMNKKKVGAILIVDEMLPIGILTDKDLRNKIVTGDFPITTTAETIMTKPVITYPKKMTVTEAQMAMMKSNISHLCLTKDGTVNTKAVGILSKHDVMVALGNNPAVLIKALKRTKKIKEIKPIRNRIMQLLQGYLDQNIPMTLITKIITELNEACTTRVIEICLEKMSSPPPVKFAWLALGSQGRGEQMLHTDQDNAIVYENVNEVFRDETKIYFLKFAGLVNKGLFEIGYDYCPADMMASSPKWCMSLDEWKAQVHHWITNPGKNEVLLSFIFFDYSKTYGDSEIVNELSDSIFENVKANPIFYMHLVSGALQSPSPTGFFRQFLVEQDGANKDNFDIKRRALMPLTDAARVLILSHSVKGISNTAERFEKLAELEPNNRELYLSCSYSFKALLKFRTKQGLLHHDSGQFIELESLTKMEKIKLKRTFKTIKELQELISVRFNISNLV; encoded by the coding sequence ATGAAAAATACCATTTCGCAAAGAGTTGCAGACTTTTTAAAGAATTATCCGCCGTTTAATTTTCTGCATCAGAGAGATTTAGAAAAACTGTCTGAACAGATTTCTATTATTTATAAAGAAAAGGATGCTGTAATTTTTTCCGAAAATGACAAAACGCACGATTCTTTTTATGTCGTACATAAAGGCGCTGTCGCTTTGAAAAAAAGCACTAAAAATACGGTTTTAGACATGTGTGATGAAGGCGATATTTTTGGACTTCGTCCGCTTTTGGCGCAAGAAAACTATATTATGGAAGCTGTGGCGCATGAAGAAACTATTCTTTACGCTATTCCTATTTCCGTTTTCAAGCCTTATGCATTAGAAAACAGAAACATTGGTAATTTCCTGATTGAGAGTTATGCTTCAAACACCCGAAATCCGTATTCGGATATTCATAAAGACAAATTATATGGTGATGATCAGCTGAATGAAAATCTGCATTCGAGCAATCATTCTTTCGATTTATCGCCAATAAAATATTCTAAAAAAATAGTTACCTGCAGTCAGTCAACGACAGTTAAGGAAGTGGCAAAGATTATGAATAAAAAGAAAGTTGGCGCGATATTGATTGTTGATGAAATGCTTCCGATTGGTATTTTGACTGATAAAGACCTTCGAAATAAAATTGTTACAGGCGATTTTCCGATAACCACAACTGCAGAAACGATCATGACCAAACCGGTTATTACGTATCCCAAAAAAATGACGGTCACCGAGGCGCAAATGGCCATGATGAAAAGCAACATCAGCCATTTATGTTTAACGAAAGATGGGACAGTAAATACAAAAGCGGTTGGAATTTTATCAAAACACGATGTAATGGTAGCGCTTGGAAATAATCCAGCTGTTTTGATAAAAGCGCTGAAACGCACCAAAAAAATCAAGGAAATAAAACCAATCCGAAACCGAATCATGCAACTGCTTCAAGGTTATTTGGATCAAAATATTCCGATGACTTTGATTACCAAAATCATTACAGAATTGAACGAGGCCTGCACAACTCGAGTTATCGAAATCTGTTTAGAAAAAATGAGTAGTCCACCGCCTGTAAAATTTGCCTGGCTAGCGCTTGGAAGTCAAGGACGTGGCGAGCAAATGCTTCACACAGATCAGGACAATGCAATTGTGTATGAAAATGTCAATGAAGTTTTTAGGGATGAAACTAAAATCTATTTCTTAAAATTTGCCGGACTTGTCAATAAAGGCCTTTTTGAAATTGGTTACGATTATTGTCCTGCCGACATGATGGCTTCAAGTCCGAAATGGTGCATGAGTCTAGATGAATGGAAAGCCCAAGTACATCATTGGATTACAAATCCTGGTAAAAATGAAGTTTTACTTTCGTTTATTTTCTTTGATTACAGCAAAACTTATGGCGATTCTGAAATCGTTAATGAATTGTCTGATTCTATTTTTGAAAACGTAAAAGCAAATCCGATTTTTTATATGCATTTGGTGAGTGGTGCTTTGCAAAGTCCTTCTCCTACTGGATTTTTTAGACAATTTCTGGTTGAACAAGATGGTGCAAACAAAGATAATTTCGATATTAAACGAAGAGCTTTAATGCCATTGACCGACGCCGCACGTGTTTTAATTTTATCGCATTCGGTAAAAGGAATCAGCAATACAGCAGAGCGTTTTGAGAAATTGGCAGAACTGGAACCAAATAACAGAGAATTGTATTTGTCTTGTTCATATTCGTTTAAAGCTTTACTGAAATTTAGAACCAAACAAGGATTGTTACACCATGATTCGGGTCAGTTTATCGAACTGGAATCTTTAACCAAAATGGAAAAAATTAAACTGAAACGTACTTTTAAAACCATAAAAGAACTTCAGGAACTTATTTCAGTACGTTTTAATATCTCAAATCTGGTATAA
- a CDS encoding DNA topoisomerase IV — MKKIVFLFPVLALVSCYNAEHNCKDFKTGKFKFETEVNGEKKTTYFERKDDIEIETFEGKTDTATIRWVSDCEYVLQKKHPKNMAEEKAISMKILTTSKDSYTFEFGLVGSEEKQRGTVYKVD; from the coding sequence ATGAAAAAAATAGTATTCTTATTTCCGGTACTGGCTTTAGTATCTTGTTATAATGCTGAACACAATTGCAAGGATTTTAAAACTGGAAAATTCAAATTTGAGACAGAAGTCAACGGCGAGAAAAAAACAACTTATTTTGAACGCAAAGATGATATTGAAATCGAAACTTTTGAAGGCAAAACAGATACGGCAACCATTCGTTGGGTAAGCGATTGCGAATATGTGTTGCAGAAAAAACATCCGAAAAATATGGCTGAAGAAAAGGCCATCAGCATGAAGATTTTAACGACTTCTAAAGATTCTTATACTTTTGAATTTGGCTTGGTTGGTTCTGAAGAGAAACAGCGCGGAACAGTTTATAAAGTTGATTAA
- a CDS encoding DUF1572 family protein, whose amino-acid sequence MKADESYLESVKKQFLYYKMLGEKAIDQIEPEQLFVSFNDDTNSIATIIKHISGNMLSRWTDFLTSDGEKEWRNRDAEFENDIQSKEEVLDIWNKGWNCLENALENLKADQLSDIIYIRNEGHTVIEAINRQLAHYPYHVGQIVFYAKQLKNSEWNSLSIPKNKSGNYNAEKFAKEKEIKNFTDDELKRLK is encoded by the coding sequence ATGAAAGCTGATGAATCTTACCTAGAAAGTGTTAAAAAGCAATTTTTGTATTATAAAATGCTTGGCGAAAAGGCAATCGATCAGATCGAACCTGAACAGCTTTTTGTTTCTTTTAATGACGACACCAACAGTATAGCAACAATCATAAAACATATTTCTGGCAATATGCTTTCGCGCTGGACTGATTTTCTAACTTCCGACGGAGAAAAAGAATGGCGAAACCGTGATGCCGAATTTGAAAACGATATACAATCTAAAGAAGAGGTTTTAGATATCTGGAATAAAGGGTGGAATTGTCTCGAAAATGCTTTAGAAAACTTAAAAGCAGATCAGCTTTCAGATATCATTTACATTAGAAATGAAGGCCATACAGTTATTGAAGCCATTAATCGCCAGTTGGCACATTATCCTTATCATGTTGGGCAGATTGTTTTTTATGCTAAACAACTGAAAAACAGCGAATGGAATAGTTTATCGATTCCTAAGAATAAATCGGGAAATTATAATGCCGAAAAGTTTGCCAAAGAAAAAGAAATCAAGAACTTTACCGATGATGAATTAAAGAGGTTGAAATAA
- a CDS encoding winged helix-turn-helix transcriptional regulator translates to MQTKERNAENKICPLEIAVNSISGKWKIPIVWQINDGKKRPSEFLRGIAKVDRRVLNQQLNEMVEDGILIKHSFNELPPRVEYTLTETGKQLVEILWKLNDWGKILMQENKIELQS, encoded by the coding sequence ATGCAAACAAAGGAACGAAACGCCGAAAATAAAATTTGTCCATTAGAAATTGCTGTAAATTCCATTAGCGGAAAATGGAAAATTCCGATTGTCTGGCAGATAAATGATGGCAAAAAAAGACCTAGTGAATTTTTACGTGGCATTGCAAAAGTGGACCGACGTGTTTTAAATCAGCAGTTAAATGAAATGGTTGAAGATGGCATATTGATAAAACATTCTTTTAACGAACTTCCTCCGCGGGTTGAATACACTTTAACCGAAACTGGAAAACAATTAGTAGAGATTCTTTGGAAACTAAATGACTGGGGAAAAATATTGATGCAGGAAAACAAAATCGAACTTCAATCTTAA